The following are encoded in a window of Thermoanaerobacter ethanolicus JW 200 genomic DNA:
- a CDS encoding YitT family protein has product MKVSLKKIIIDFFWVTIGTLLVSLSLDLFLAPNKIAPGGVSGLAVVLQHLFGWPIGAVTLAINIPLFIISTKALGTGFGAKTLYSTILLGVSIDALAFLKPLTHDTILAAVYGGIIMGVGLGIVIKYGATTGGTDMAAMTLHKYIHFLSVGRILLIIDFVIITLAGIVFSPELALYALATEFISIKVIDLIQEGSGDERIAIIISDRYEEISKSILEEMERGVTELKGRGGYSKKDKNVLLCVVTRREVTTLRSLVKRIDPNAFVILSTAHEVLGEGFKNM; this is encoded by the coding sequence CTTTTTCTGGGTTACGATAGGTACATTACTTGTTAGTTTGTCTCTTGACCTATTTTTGGCACCTAACAAAATTGCTCCTGGTGGAGTAAGTGGACTTGCAGTTGTTCTACAACATTTGTTTGGATGGCCAATAGGAGCAGTTACCTTGGCAATAAATATTCCGCTTTTTATCATCTCGACTAAAGCTTTAGGAACAGGTTTTGGAGCTAAAACACTTTATTCAACTATTTTATTAGGTGTTTCTATTGATGCATTGGCTTTTTTAAAACCTCTTACCCATGATACAATATTGGCGGCAGTATATGGTGGTATAATAATGGGTGTAGGGCTAGGTATTGTGATAAAATATGGAGCAACAACTGGTGGAACAGACATGGCTGCTATGACTTTGCATAAATACATACACTTTTTAAGTGTGGGCAGAATACTGCTTATAATAGACTTTGTAATAATAACTTTAGCAGGCATAGTTTTTAGCCCGGAACTTGCCCTTTATGCTTTAGCTACTGAATTTATTTCTATCAAAGTTATTGACCTCATACAAGAAGGTAGTGGCGATGAGAGAATTGCTATAATTATTTCTGATAGGTATGAGGAAATTAGTAAATCAATATTGGAGGAAATGGAAAGGGGGGTAACAGAACTAAAAGGAAGAGGGGGTTATTCAAAAAAGGACAAAAATGTTTTGTTGTGTGTTGTAACTCGTAGAGAAGTTACAACCTTAAGAAGCCTTGTGAAAAGAATAGACCCCAACGCTTTCGTGATATTATCAACAGCCCATGAAGTTTTAGGAGAAGGATTTAAAAACATGTGA